From a single Aspergillus puulaauensis MK2 DNA, chromosome 2, nearly complete sequence genomic region:
- the cp1 gene encoding putative carboxypeptidase S1 (COG:O;~EggNog:ENOG410PIFS;~InterPro:IPR001563,IPR029058;~MEROPS:MER0016549;~PFAM:PF00450;~SECRETED:SignalP(1-20);~go_function: GO:0004185 - serine-type carboxypeptidase activity [Evidence IEA];~go_process: GO:0006508 - proteolysis [Evidence IEA]) → MPSLTSLLGLSAGLVSLVAGQYFPPSPEGVKVVHSKHQKGVTISYKEPKICETTPGVKSYSGYVHLPPGTLNDLGLDQQYPINTFFWFFESRNDPRNAPLSIWMNGGPGSSSMIGLMQENGPCQVNADSNSTELNPWSWNNYVNMLYIDQPNQVGFSYDVPTNGTYDQLSGAREVSPDGFENGVPKQNSTFYVGTFPSLNASTSANTTENSARALWHFAQTWFSEFPAYKPRDDRVSIWTESYGGRYGPAFTAFFQEQNEKIANGSLTEPGESHYIHLDTLGIINGCVDLLVQAPLYPEMAYNNTYGIEAINETVYDQAIEAWSKPGGCKDQITRCRRLAKEGDPHMYGHNATVNRACQEADSYCSNTVEGPYILYSGRGYYDISHFDPDPFPPPHYLGYLSQNWVQKALGVPINFTESVDSVYTGFSGTGDYPRSDVRGYLEDIAYVLDSGIKVALVYGDRDYACPWNGGEEVSLQVDYSAADKFRAAGYAALQTNASYVGGRVRQHGNFSFTRVFEAGHEVPAYQPQTAYEIFHRAMFNRDIATGKISTSKNSTYTTKGPSSTFDIKNEVPDSPEPTCYILSLSSYCTDEQVESVVNGTAVVKDYIVVDDNSPGLRL, encoded by the exons ATGCCCTCACTCACGTCGCTGCTTGGCCTCTCCGCGGGCCTGGTCAGCCTTGTCGCTGGCCAGTACTTTCCTCCGTCCCCTGAGGGCGTGAAGGTCGTCCACTCCAAACACCAGAAGGGCGTTACGATTTCATATAAAGAG CCTAAAATCTGCGAAACAACCCCAGGCGTCAAATCCTACTCGGGATACGTCCATCTACCGCCGGGCACTCTCAACGATCTCGGTCTGGATCAGCAGTATCCAATTAATACCTTCTTCTGGTTCTTCGAGTCCCGGAACGACCCGCGCAATGCGCCTTTGTCGATATGGATGAACGGCGGGCCTGGAAGCTCGTCTATGATCGGTCTCATGCAGGAAAACGGGCCGTGTCAGGTTAATGCCGACTCGAATTCCACGGAACTGAACCCATGGTCCTGGAATAACTACGTTAATATGCTCTACATCGACCAACCCAACCAGGTTGGTTTCAGCTATGATGTCCCGACAAACGGGACGTATGACCAGCTCTCGGGCGCGCGCGAAGTCTCGCCTGACGGGTTCGAGAACGGTGTCCCCAAGCAGAACAGCACGTTCTATGTCGGGACGTTCCCGAGTTTGAATGCGTCGACGTCGGCGAATACGACTGAGAACTCGGCCCGTGCGCTTTGGCACTTTGCGCAGACTTGGTTCTCGGAGTTTCCGGCTTATAAACCCCGTGATGATCGGGTTAGTATTTGGACTGAGTCTTATGGTGGGCGCTATGGGCCGGCGTTCACGGCGTTcttccaggaacagaatGAGAAGATCGCGAATGGCTCGCTTACGGAGCCTGGGGAGTCGCATTATATTCATCTGGATACGCTCGGTATTATTAATGGTTGCGTGGACTTGCTTGTCCAGGCACCGTTGTACCCTGAGATGGCATACAATAACACCTACGGGATTGAGGCGATTAATGAAACCGTGTATGACCAGGCAATAGAGGCATGGAGCAAGCCGGGTGGCTGCAAGGACCAGATTACGAGATGCCGCCGCCTTGCAAAAGAGGGCGATCCTCATATGTACGGCCATAATGCGACTGTGAACAGGGCTTGTCAAGAAGCAGACTCGTACTGTAGTAACACTGTCGAGGGTCCCTACATTCTATACTCCGGCCGAGGCTACTATGACATTTCGCACTTCGACCCGGATCCTTTTCCCCCACCCCACTACCTGGGTTACCTGAGCCAGAACTGGGTCCAGAAAGCCCTCGGCGTTCCGATAAACTTCACCGAGTCCGTGGACAGTGTTTACACCGGCTTCTCGGGCACCGGCGACTACCCACGCTCCGATGTCCGAGGATACCTCGAAGACATTGCATACGTGCTTGACTCGGGTATCAAGGTGGCTCTTGTCTACGGCGACCGCGATTATGCATGTCCCTGGAacggcggcgaagaagtaAGTTTGCAGGTCGACTACAGCGCTGCAGACAAATTCCGCGCTGCGGGATACGCTGCGCTGCAGACCAACGCTTCGTATGTGGGCGGCAGGGTGCGTCAGCACGGAAACTTCTCATTCACCCGGGTGTTCGAAGCAGGACACGAAGTCCCCGCGTACCAGCCCCAGACGGCGTACGAGATCTTCCACCGTGCGATGTTCAACCGCGACATTGCGACGGGGAAGATCTCTACGAGTAAGAATAGCACCTATACCACCAAGGGGCCGTCGTCGACATTTGATATCAAGAATGAGGTGCCCGATAGTCCGGAGCCGACTTGTTATATCCTGTCTCTGTCCTCCTATTGCACTGATGAACAGGTTGAGAGTGTGGTAAATGGAACTGCTGTAGTCAAGGATTATATAGTGGTGGATGATAATTCTCCTGGGCTTCGACTTTAA